In one Sporomusa sphaeroides DSM 2875 genomic region, the following are encoded:
- a CDS encoding helix-turn-helix domain-containing protein, whose protein sequence is MPKKSRYSGAEKLAIIYEFGQGESSQRSVANKYDVDITTVKRWIHRLKHHGIEGLEDRYQNQSYSAELKLSAVHEFLSGETSQKEIIEKYKILSCRQLRNWIKKYNSHSSFKSTGTGGTSTMTKGRSTDWKERIDIVLYCLANNHDYQGTATQY, encoded by the coding sequence ATGCCTAAGAAGAGTCGATATAGCGGTGCAGAAAAGTTGGCAATCATCTATGAGTTTGGGCAAGGAGAATCAAGCCAGCGATCTGTTGCCAATAAATATGACGTTGATATTACAACCGTAAAGCGATGGATACATCGTCTGAAACATCATGGAATCGAAGGTCTGGAAGATAGATACCAGAATCAGAGTTACTCAGCAGAACTGAAGCTTTCTGCAGTGCATGAATTTCTTTCTGGAGAAACGTCTCAGAAAGAAATCATAGAAAAGTATAAAATATTGAGTTGTCGTCAACTGCGCAATTGGATTAAAAAGTATAATAGTCATAGTAGCTTTAAATCCACAGGAACCGGAGGGACAAGCACTATGACAAAAGGACGGTCTACCGATTGGAAGGAACGGATTGATATTGTCCTGTATTGCTTAGCAAATAACCACGATTACCAGGGTACAGCAACGCAGTATTAG
- a CDS encoding uroporphyrinogen decarboxylase family protein produces MSKIVDFQCTYVNSVGINKDAVKGLDLEFPQAYKTWQGMAQLALALKDYDKTEFCELPFCHTVEGEALGGHVNYGDENAGPRGEDYICITAEELLDLPEIDYSKGRIAEVLKACQALQDKGEQVVLYISGPYTILNILMEPRHIFKIFRKKPEQMKLIFDKLQREMLRYVEAAQQAGVTMFSYGDSTGGLNILGPEMSAKTVELFTYPFFKRVETILGNESLLLLCPKTAFALLGTEKAVWQDIDLGAPINYFSACQKVVGKTKFVGQMCVKNREFVLQNGIVKTLELL; encoded by the coding sequence ATGAGTAAAATTGTTGACTTTCAGTGTACCTATGTCAATTCTGTGGGAATTAATAAGGACGCCGTAAAGGGACTGGATTTAGAATTTCCTCAGGCCTATAAAACGTGGCAGGGTATGGCCCAACTGGCTCTGGCCTTGAAGGACTATGACAAAACGGAATTTTGTGAATTGCCCTTTTGTCATACGGTCGAAGGCGAAGCACTGGGAGGGCATGTTAATTATGGTGATGAAAACGCAGGCCCAAGAGGGGAAGACTATATTTGCATAACAGCAGAAGAATTATTGGACCTGCCTGAAATTGACTATTCGAAAGGGCGTATCGCCGAAGTGCTAAAAGCCTGCCAAGCTTTGCAGGACAAAGGCGAACAGGTAGTTTTATACATTTCAGGACCTTATACAATTCTGAATATATTAATGGAGCCCCGGCATATTTTCAAGATATTTCGCAAAAAGCCGGAGCAGATGAAGCTTATTTTTGATAAATTGCAGAGGGAAATGCTGCGCTATGTGGAGGCAGCACAGCAGGCAGGAGTCACTATGTTCAGTTATGGTGATTCTACCGGCGGCCTGAATATCCTGGGACCTGAGATGTCGGCAAAAACAGTGGAACTTTTTACTTATCCTTTCTTTAAAAGAGTGGAAACAATCCTCGGCAATGAAAGTCTCCTGCTGCTTTGTCCTAAAACCGCCTTTGCCTTGCTGGGGACAGAGAAAGCCGTTTGGCAGGACATTGATCTGGGTGCGCCTATAAACTATTTTTCGGCTTGTCAAAAAGTAGTAGGAAAAACGAAATTTGTTGGGCAAATGTGCGTTAAAAACAGAGAGTTTGTCTTGCAAAACGGGATAGTTAAAACCCTTGAGCTGCTTTAA
- a CDS encoding MtaA/CmuA family methyltransferase yields MLLPKERLNKVFREEQIDRPPCICPGGMMNMITAELMEEAGIRFPEAHTNARMMADLAAAVYEKGCFENYGVPFCMTIEAENLGAKVDLGTNFYEPHVVEYAITSVNEWERLVAANNRQGQGRADVVVEAIKLLKAKGNDVPVIGNITGPISMASSLMEPVVFYKELRKNNAKAHEFMEFVTGQLIAFAKRQIAAGADIIAISDPSGTGEILGPKLFEEFAVKYINKIVDSIHSENKYTIVHICGQMRKVYSGTAQIKSHVLSFDAIVSMREARKNLGDRLLMGNVSTYAIEFGEPGKVAALTERCVQDGVNIISPACGLGMKSPLKNVKSMLEAVTKGAANIDA; encoded by the coding sequence GTGTTATTGCCAAAGGAACGGTTGAATAAGGTTTTCAGAGAGGAACAGATTGACAGACCCCCCTGCATTTGTCCCGGGGGAATGATGAATATGATCACTGCGGAGCTGATGGAAGAGGCGGGAATCCGGTTTCCGGAGGCCCATACGAATGCCCGGATGATGGCAGACTTAGCAGCGGCGGTTTATGAAAAAGGCTGCTTTGAAAATTATGGCGTTCCCTTTTGCATGACCATTGAAGCGGAGAATTTGGGTGCGAAGGTGGATTTGGGAACAAATTTTTATGAGCCCCATGTTGTAGAATATGCCATCACCTCTGTAAATGAGTGGGAAAGGCTTGTCGCAGCCAATAACCGTCAGGGACAGGGAAGGGCGGACGTAGTTGTTGAGGCCATTAAATTATTAAAAGCCAAGGGAAATGACGTACCGGTCATCGGGAATATAACGGGCCCCATCAGCATGGCCAGCTCGCTGATGGAGCCTGTTGTGTTTTATAAAGAACTAAGAAAAAATAATGCCAAGGCCCATGAGTTTATGGAGTTTGTCACCGGCCAACTGATCGCATTTGCCAAACGGCAAATAGCGGCCGGGGCGGATATTATAGCCATTTCCGATCCAAGCGGTACGGGTGAAATTCTGGGACCCAAGCTCTTTGAAGAATTTGCCGTGAAATATATTAATAAAATTGTCGACAGTATTCACAGTGAAAATAAGTATACCATTGTCCACATTTGCGGACAAATGCGCAAGGTATATTCGGGAACAGCCCAAATAAAAAGCCATGTGTTGAGCTTTGATGCCATTGTCAGCATGCGGGAAGCCAGAAAAAATCTGGGAGACAGGCTGCTGATGGGTAATGTCAGTACCTACGCCATTGAATTTGGCGAACCGGGAAAAGTCGCCGCACTAACTGAGAGATGTGTGCAGGACGGAGTCAATATTATCTCTCCTGCCTGCGGTCTTGGGATGAAATCCCCTTTGAAAAATGTAAAATCAATGCTGGAGGCTGTAACTAAAGGAGCTGCGAACATCGATGCCTGA
- a CDS encoding CobW family GTP-binding protein gives MTTQISIVSGFLGAGKTSFLKKLLPNLEGKIALIENEFGEVGVDGDLLPKEFPVKEIYAGCICCSVVQDFEKAIRELVLGYHPQHILIEPSGVGSLSDIIKVCQGIRQTGDLAIQIKHLITIVDAAAFDDYSENFGSFYSDQIANAHIIFLSHMNQMEQQELEKVIAQISTINPVAFIVKEDWYSHAGEELMEILHTAHGFGIDAKERMNVMPAAKVFDSLSIAKPKVFSEAELEKVLAALSGKEHGCILRAKGILELDTQHSILFNFTPQHCRWEYLAEDKAAKVVVIGTDLNKEAIAEWFGK, from the coding sequence ATGACGACTCAGATAAGTATTGTTTCCGGATTTTTAGGGGCTGGCAAGACGTCTTTCCTAAAAAAGCTCCTTCCCAACCTGGAGGGAAAAATTGCTTTAATAGAAAATGAATTTGGTGAAGTCGGTGTTGACGGGGATTTGCTGCCCAAGGAGTTCCCGGTTAAAGAAATATATGCCGGCTGTATCTGTTGCAGCGTTGTACAGGACTTTGAGAAGGCTATAAGAGAGCTGGTGTTAGGCTATCACCCGCAGCATATTTTAATAGAACCTTCGGGAGTTGGCAGCCTTTCGGACATTATCAAGGTTTGCCAGGGAATTCGGCAAACGGGAGATTTGGCTATTCAAATAAAGCATCTGATTACCATCGTAGATGCAGCAGCATTTGATGATTATTCAGAAAACTTCGGCAGTTTCTATTCAGATCAAATTGCCAATGCCCACATAATTTTCCTCAGCCATATGAACCAAATGGAACAGCAGGAGCTGGAAAAAGTAATTGCCCAAATAAGCACAATCAACCCGGTTGCGTTTATTGTTAAGGAAGATTGGTATTCTCATGCCGGCGAAGAACTTATGGAAATATTACATACAGCACATGGCTTTGGTATTGACGCGAAAGAAAGAATGAATGTAATGCCTGCCGCCAAAGTGTTTGACAGTCTCTCGATTGCGAAGCCAAAGGTTTTTTCTGAAGCTGAGCTTGAAAAAGTATTGGCAGCCCTAAGCGGCAAGGAACACGGTTGCATTTTGCGAGCCAAAGGAATTTTGGAGCTTGATACACAGCACTCCATTCTTTTTAACTTTACGCCTCAGCACTGCCGGTGGGAATACCTGGCTGAGGACAAGGCGGCCAAGGTGGTTGTAATCGGTACTGATTTAAATAAAGAAGCTATAGCGGAGTGGTTTGGCAAATAG
- a CDS encoding GNAT family N-acetyltransferase, whose amino-acid sequence MDLIVKRFEDLTTRELYDLLQVRVSVFVVEQDCPYQELDGKDLFSYHIFYKENGCIQAYLRVVDPNPSCDKVAIGRVLTVRRGNGLGKKVMQAGIRVAQEKLGADNIYIEAQTYAKGFYEQLGFQQISDEFLEDGIPHIKMLLTL is encoded by the coding sequence ATGGACCTGATTGTTAAGCGTTTTGAGGATTTGACCACCCGTGAACTGTACGACTTGTTACAGGTGAGGGTATCGGTGTTTGTGGTCGAGCAAGACTGCCCTTATCAGGAGTTAGACGGAAAAGACCTTTTTTCTTATCACATTTTTTATAAAGAAAATGGCTGTATTCAGGCTTATCTTAGGGTAGTAGACCCTAATCCAAGCTGTGACAAGGTTGCTATCGGCAGGGTTCTGACAGTCAGGCGGGGAAACGGTTTAGGCAAAAAAGTCATGCAGGCAGGGATTCGGGTTGCGCAGGAAAAACTGGGGGCTGACAATATTTATATCGAAGCCCAGACCTATGCTAAAGGGTTTTATGAGCAACTGGGCTTTCAACAAATCTCCGACGAATTTTTGGAGGATGGTATCCCGCATATAAAAATGCTGCTAACGCTGTAA
- a CDS encoding ASKHA domain-containing protein, which translates to MPDIFITNEGKRIQCDPGKDLLQLLLDNGVFVDNPCNGKGSCGKCKIRLLQGQLPAVSETEKKLLKKEEMAAGVRLACLVVPEEDIEIETLQTERKHEILTAGYMPDFRMNPGISKKVLQIEKPTLENPSAYEDSLCHALGREDLDWRLLQHLDTGEGKVTGVFNGTDLIGIETGDTTALIYGVAVDIGTTTVVTALIDLKTGDELAAASMLNPQKKFGLDVLTRISYSLEKPADGRKELQQTIVEGLNSLIEDMCGKAAVSRQNIYEISIAANCTMMHFLLGIDTAPIGRSPYAPVFVKAKNIMASDIGLQGAPGARVYCLPSVSSYIGGDIVAGAYVCQLEKSRENLLFIDIGTNGEIVLAKNGRLMSCSCAAGPALEGMNISCGMRAAVGAIEDVAITAGGIELKVIGDEAPVGLCGSGILAVVKELLRIGLVKKNGSFIKKEELEETDYRYPLLRVDGKKREFILKDGQEPLGITQGDIRQVQLAKGAILSGFHALLRQAELHINQLDKVMIAGQFGAHLPADSLVGTEILPAEVEDKIHYVGNSSKTGAYMALMSVEVKRELEALAKQMDYMELGASSGYERLFAQCLQFEKAR; encoded by the coding sequence ATGCCTGATATTTTCATTACGAATGAGGGGAAGAGAATTCAGTGCGACCCGGGCAAGGATTTGCTGCAGCTTCTGCTGGACAATGGGGTCTTTGTGGATAATCCCTGCAACGGCAAAGGCTCCTGCGGGAAATGCAAAATCAGGCTGTTGCAGGGGCAGCTGCCTGCTGTCTCCGAGACGGAAAAAAAGCTTTTGAAAAAGGAAGAAATGGCTGCAGGTGTTAGACTGGCCTGTCTGGTAGTGCCGGAAGAGGATATCGAGATCGAAACACTGCAAACAGAAAGAAAGCATGAAATACTGACAGCCGGCTATATGCCTGATTTTCGCATGAATCCGGGGATTTCCAAAAAAGTCTTGCAAATAGAAAAGCCAACCTTGGAAAACCCCAGTGCCTATGAGGATTCTCTCTGCCATGCCCTGGGCAGGGAAGACCTGGATTGGCGATTGCTGCAGCATTTGGACACCGGGGAGGGGAAGGTTACCGGTGTTTTTAACGGTACGGATTTAATCGGGATCGAGACAGGTGATACAACGGCGCTTATTTATGGAGTGGCGGTTGATATTGGCACAACAACGGTGGTAACCGCTTTGATTGATCTGAAAACCGGTGATGAGCTGGCTGCCGCTTCCATGCTCAATCCGCAAAAGAAATTTGGCCTTGATGTGTTAACCAGAATTTCCTATAGCCTGGAAAAGCCGGCAGACGGCCGCAAAGAACTGCAGCAGACAATTGTTGAAGGGCTCAATTCGCTGATTGAAGACATGTGCGGTAAGGCGGCTGTCAGCAGGCAAAACATTTATGAGATCTCAATTGCTGCCAATTGTACGATGATGCACTTCCTGCTGGGTATTGACACGGCGCCTATCGGACGCTCCCCGTATGCCCCGGTCTTTGTCAAAGCCAAAAATATAATGGCAAGCGATATTGGCTTACAGGGAGCCCCGGGCGCAAGGGTATATTGTCTGCCATCGGTATCCTCCTATATCGGCGGGGATATCGTAGCCGGGGCTTATGTCTGCCAGCTGGAAAAAAGCAGGGAGAATCTCCTGTTTATTGATATCGGCACCAACGGCGAAATTGTTTTAGCTAAAAACGGCCGGCTGATGTCCTGCTCCTGTGCTGCGGGGCCGGCCCTGGAAGGAATGAATATCAGCTGCGGCATGAGAGCGGCAGTGGGGGCCATAGAAGATGTGGCAATTACTGCCGGGGGGATTGAGCTGAAGGTCATCGGTGATGAGGCACCGGTAGGCCTATGCGGCAGCGGCATTCTGGCGGTTGTAAAAGAATTGCTTCGTATCGGACTGGTTAAAAAGAATGGCAGTTTTATTAAGAAAGAAGAACTGGAAGAAACGGATTACCGATATCCTCTGCTGCGGGTGGATGGTAAGAAGCGCGAATTTATTTTAAAAGACGGTCAGGAGCCTTTGGGAATTACCCAGGGAGATATCCGGCAGGTTCAATTGGCCAAGGGAGCGATTCTCTCAGGATTTCATGCGCTGTTAAGGCAGGCGGAGCTGCATATCAATCAATTGGATAAGGTCATGATTGCGGGGCAGTTTGGAGCCCATTTGCCGGCCGACAGCTTGGTGGGAACAGAGATTTTGCCGGCAGAGGTTGAGGATAAGATTCATTATGTGGGAAACTCCTCGAAAACAGGAGCCTATATGGCTCTTATGTCTGTTGAAGTAAAGCGAGAGCTTGAGGCATTGGCCAAGCAAATGGATTATATGGAACTGGGAGCATCGTCAGGATATGAAAGGCTGTTTGCCCAATGCCTGCAATTCGAGAAAGCTCGATAA
- a CDS encoding IS3 family transposase, with amino-acid sequence MKLSQTRQDHLYRAIQSVQSEHGFSVNLLCELLQLPRSSYYKWLNRKESPREKVNQELLDTMLLLYEKVEGIFGYRQLTIHVTRQIGYPVNHKRIYRLMKVAGIKAVIRRKRKSYIRSTPQHIAENLLNRQFTAQTSNEKWVTDVTEFKYGNGQKAYLSAILDLYDKSIVSYVIGHSNNNPLVFKTLKLALKTTPGATPMLHSDRGFQYTSLRFKKRLVSKGLTQSMSRVGKCIDNGPMESFWGTLKCEKYYLHKYPTFEDLKNAIEQYIYFYNYERLQKKLNSLCPMEFRTKTA; translated from the coding sequence GTGAAGCTAAGTCAGACACGGCAGGACCATCTCTATCGTGCCATTCAATCGGTGCAAAGCGAACATGGTTTTAGTGTGAATCTTCTTTGCGAACTGTTACAGCTTCCCCGTTCCAGCTATTACAAGTGGCTAAACCGTAAAGAGAGTCCTCGTGAGAAAGTAAACCAGGAACTTCTAGATACGATGCTTCTTCTTTATGAAAAAGTAGAAGGGATCTTTGGATACCGCCAACTTACTATTCATGTAACCCGCCAAATCGGCTATCCAGTTAATCATAAGCGAATCTATCGTTTAATGAAGGTTGCTGGGATCAAAGCTGTGATTCGTCGAAAGAGAAAAAGTTATATTCGATCTACACCACAACATATAGCTGAAAACTTATTAAACCGACAATTTACTGCTCAAACATCCAATGAAAAATGGGTTACAGATGTGACTGAATTCAAATATGGAAATGGTCAAAAAGCATATCTGAGTGCGATTTTGGACTTATATGACAAGTCCATCGTCTCTTACGTAATAGGACATTCCAACAATAATCCGCTTGTTTTTAAAACACTAAAACTGGCTCTGAAAACAACCCCTGGAGCTACACCTATGCTGCATAGCGATCGCGGCTTTCAATATACCTCGTTACGTTTCAAAAAACGGCTTGTTTCGAAGGGACTAACCCAAAGTATGTCCCGGGTCGGCAAATGCATCGATAATGGACCTATGGAAAGCTTTTGGGGCACATTGAAATGTGAGAAGTATTACCTTCATAAATATCCTACATTTGAGGATCTTAAAAACGCGATCGAGCAGTATATCTATTTCTATAACTACGAACGTCTACAGAAAAAATTAAACAGCCTTTGTCCGATGGAGTTTCGAACCAAGACTGCTTAA
- a CDS encoding corrinoid protein → MAVSKEELLKRLSDGVVDMEEDDVIAACQEYVAAGYPAFDGIMGGLVDGMNRASQLYEDEEYYVTDVLLCSDAMYEGLNILRPHLPSDEAGKEKIKGVIGVVEGDTHDIGKNLVKIMMETAGFEMVDLGRDVPLQRFVDKAREVNASFVCMATLMTTTMGGMGTVIELLTAAGMREEVKVIIGGGPISQKFADIIGADGYSPNAVEAVKLIKGLLNVA, encoded by the coding sequence ATGGCAGTATCTAAAGAAGAATTACTGAAAAGATTATCAGACGGTGTTGTGGACATGGAAGAAGATGACGTAATTGCAGCCTGTCAGGAATATGTAGCAGCAGGCTATCCGGCTTTCGACGGCATTATGGGGGGCCTTGTGGACGGTATGAACCGTGCAAGCCAATTATATGAAGATGAAGAGTATTATGTTACCGATGTATTGCTGTGCTCAGACGCCATGTATGAGGGGCTGAATATTTTAAGACCCCATCTTCCTTCAGACGAAGCAGGGAAAGAAAAGATAAAGGGTGTCATTGGGGTCGTTGAGGGAGATACCCATGATATTGGCAAGAATCTGGTGAAGATTATGATGGAAACCGCCGGCTTCGAGATGGTTGATCTGGGAAGGGACGTTCCGTTGCAGCGCTTTGTGGATAAAGCCAGGGAGGTAAACGCCTCTTTTGTATGTATGGCAACCCTGATGACGACAACGATGGGGGGCATGGGCACGGTAATTGAGCTGTTAACAGCAGCGGGCATGAGGGAGGAGGTTAAGGTGATTATTGGCGGAGGACCCATCTCCCAGAAATTTGCCGATATCATTGGGGCGGATGGTTATTCTCCCAATGCCGTTGAAGCAGTCAAACTGATCAAAGGCTTGCTTAATGTTGCCTAG
- a CDS encoding uroporphyrinogen decarboxylase family protein, which translates to MHKDDHMTPNERLAAFMTGKPMDRILAMPVVCSMSGLALGMTHKEKRSSALNEAKAQVAAYKRFGNDLTIIEYGLHGVGIALGSVMNDPEDSIPAIMSYALNDLNHVDQLDMAKLELKNDRKLQLHVEATKILINELGREVPTGVLISGPFTAAASIYQTESLLRATRKNPEKVHQLLRFCTQGLKTIYREFIKAGAVILLCDPIASGTILSRKQYLEFVLPYTIDLMQDIHEAKGMVCYHICGDTTAIVADMVTSGCDMLSIDNKVDLAYTKQVAGGKVPILGNVDPVEVLILGNTQDVDLAVKSCIQKAYDSPSGYILASGCDLSGNVPLENVDQFMASARKYGKWPLEPKNFMS; encoded by the coding sequence ATGCATAAAGATGATCACATGACCCCTAACGAACGGCTGGCCGCTTTTATGACAGGAAAGCCTATGGACAGAATTCTGGCTATGCCGGTGGTCTGCTCCATGTCCGGCCTGGCCTTGGGAATGACCCATAAGGAAAAAAGGAGCAGTGCGTTAAATGAAGCCAAGGCTCAGGTGGCTGCCTATAAAAGATTCGGCAATGATTTAACCATCATCGAATACGGATTGCATGGAGTAGGGATAGCCCTGGGTTCTGTGATGAATGATCCGGAAGACTCCATCCCGGCAATTATGAGTTATGCCCTGAACGATCTAAATCATGTGGACCAGCTGGACATGGCCAAGCTGGAACTGAAGAATGACAGGAAACTTCAGCTCCATGTGGAAGCAACTAAAATTCTTATTAATGAACTGGGAAGAGAGGTTCCGACAGGGGTATTGATATCCGGTCCTTTTACGGCGGCTGCCAGCATCTATCAAACAGAGAGTTTGCTGAGGGCAACCAGAAAAAATCCGGAGAAGGTACACCAGTTGCTCCGTTTCTGTACTCAAGGCTTAAAGACGATTTACCGGGAATTTATTAAAGCCGGGGCTGTGATTTTGTTGTGTGACCCCATTGCTTCCGGGACGATCCTCAGTCGCAAACAGTATTTGGAATTCGTTTTGCCTTATACGATAGATTTGATGCAGGATATCCATGAGGCCAAAGGAATGGTATGCTACCATATTTGCGGAGATACGACAGCCATTGTGGCAGACATGGTGACATCAGGCTGTGATATGTTGAGTATCGATAACAAAGTGGATCTGGCCTATACCAAGCAGGTAGCAGGGGGCAAGGTTCCGATTCTGGGGAATGTAGACCCTGTAGAGGTATTAATTTTGGGGAATACCCAGGATGTGGACCTGGCGGTTAAAAGTTGTATTCAAAAAGCCTATGACAGTCCCAGCGGCTACATTTTAGCATCAGGCTGTGATCTTTCCGGCAATGTTCCGCTGGAAAATGTTGATCAATTTATGGCTTCTGCCAGGAAATATGGGAAATGGCCCTTGGAGCCCAAAAATTTCATGAGCTAG